Proteins from one Vibrio coralliirubri genomic window:
- a CDS encoding phage baseplate assembly protein V encodes MSSALQQQQRLMARIKNVIGTGTVTGATTGRLQIKTATGRTNDKIKRVHNYGFMSHPLPGAKTYNLFIGGTTSRGITVNVEDERHQIELQPGEVAILDDKGNLVHFTQQGIKINACAKLEVISAQETTVNATAVNVTAPKSKFSGDVEIGGNLKVTKNVDVTGSVGGSSGTFGGVKVEKHDHDYTDDGTTTTTKGPNKG; translated from the coding sequence ATGTCTAGTGCTCTGCAGCAACAACAACGATTAATGGCCAGAATCAAAAACGTGATTGGCACCGGTACTGTCACGGGTGCAACCACAGGCCGATTACAAATCAAAACCGCGACAGGCCGAACCAACGACAAGATAAAACGCGTGCACAACTACGGGTTTATGAGCCATCCATTACCAGGGGCGAAAACTTACAACCTGTTCATTGGTGGAACCACATCTCGCGGCATCACCGTAAACGTTGAAGACGAACGTCACCAAATAGAGTTGCAGCCTGGTGAAGTCGCGATACTTGATGACAAAGGCAACCTTGTTCATTTCACGCAACAAGGCATCAAGATAAACGCCTGCGCAAAGTTAGAAGTCATATCGGCACAAGAGACCACAGTGAACGCAACGGCCGTGAACGTTACTGCACCTAAGTCCAAGTTTTCTGGTGATGTAGAAATCGGCGGTAATCTGAAAGTAACAAAGAACGTTGATGTCACCGGTTCTGTGGGTGGTTCATCCGGTACGTTCGGCGGGGTCAAAGTTGAAAAGCATGACCACGACTACACCGACGATGGGACGACAACAACTACCAAGGGGCCAAATAAAGGATGA
- a CDS encoding DNA circularization N-terminal domain-containing protein, giving the protein MWERQYEHARWNGLKLNILSTAFDGGKRLQVSEIPYSDLPHIKVMGTKARTYTIEAVFVGSSSLADANSLIENLEAKPTGELEHPWLGELPLVFEDVSQSISTKKGLVTLSLKFARAGSSPSITAPTSVRTKTQANIVESLSKRSFVKEVNGLDVSDIHRVQSDVTSALNVLVDITNRLNLEDENLQDINDAINKAFSAVSSLSTNPTEFADLFSTSVDAVADGVQAEPSSSNEAVDNSRSAQALLLGEVKPDTPTQHHNVQMVTGAVKMNKDITHLEKGDRFDITQPAKQPETIKNDLSTLIVGIDERIKDTTQVSTLESIELFDAVTTLKSNVKVQQDKVVSGIAPHRTVQSPRFQSALTIAHDEFTQEKVITKMNALQHPLFIRGDIAVRDVS; this is encoded by the coding sequence ATGTGGGAACGACAGTACGAGCACGCTAGATGGAATGGGCTTAAGCTCAACATCCTATCGACCGCCTTTGATGGTGGTAAGCGCTTGCAAGTCAGCGAAATCCCCTACTCTGACCTACCACACATCAAAGTCATGGGAACAAAAGCTCGTACCTACACAATTGAAGCGGTGTTCGTTGGCTCCAGTTCTCTGGCCGATGCCAATTCCCTCATTGAAAACCTAGAAGCAAAACCAACAGGCGAGCTAGAGCATCCTTGGTTGGGTGAATTACCGCTTGTCTTTGAAGACGTATCCCAAAGCATCAGTACAAAAAAAGGCTTAGTCACGCTGAGCCTGAAGTTTGCTCGCGCTGGCTCTTCCCCTTCAATCACTGCACCGACTTCCGTTCGTACAAAAACGCAGGCCAACATAGTTGAGAGCTTGTCGAAACGTTCTTTCGTGAAAGAAGTAAACGGCTTGGATGTATCGGATATTCACAGGGTTCAGAGTGATGTCACCAGCGCATTGAACGTGTTGGTAGACATCACCAACCGTTTGAACCTCGAAGATGAAAACCTTCAAGACATTAACGACGCCATCAATAAAGCATTCTCGGCTGTGAGTAGCCTCAGCACCAACCCAACTGAGTTCGCTGATCTGTTTTCTACGTCAGTGGATGCGGTAGCCGATGGTGTTCAAGCTGAGCCAAGCTCAAGCAATGAAGCAGTAGACAACTCGCGCAGTGCTCAAGCTTTGCTGCTAGGTGAAGTCAAACCGGACACGCCAACTCAGCACCACAATGTGCAAATGGTGACGGGCGCAGTGAAGATGAACAAAGACATCACACACCTAGAGAAAGGCGACCGCTTTGATATTACGCAGCCGGCTAAGCAGCCTGAAACCATCAAGAATGATCTATCTACTTTGATTGTCGGTATCGATGAGCGCATCAAAGACACCACCCAAGTATCGACGCTTGAAAGCATTGAGCTGTTCGACGCAGTCACGACATTAAAAAGTAATGTAAAGGTTCAGCAGGATAAGGTGGTCAGCGGTATTGCGCCTCATAGAACGGTGCAATCACCACGCTTTCAATCCGCGCTGACGATTGCGCACGATGAGTTCACTCAAGAAAAAGTCATCACCAAAATGAATGCGCTGCAGCACCCGCTATTCATTCGTGGTGACATTGCCGTGAGGGATGTGTCATGA
- a CDS encoding ogr/Delta-like zinc finger family protein, with product MLVTCPKCESKTRIATSRSISSETRELYCQCLNLNCGKVFVAHTSFSHFIEPTGQKPSSELQPELCKGDVNQIDIFEAP from the coding sequence ATGCTAGTGACATGCCCCAAGTGTGAAAGCAAAACTCGTATAGCGACCTCGCGTTCCATCAGTTCAGAAACGCGAGAGCTGTACTGCCAATGTTTAAACCTGAATTGCGGAAAAGTGTTTGTAGCGCATACGTCGTTCTCGCACTTCATTGAGCCAACAGGTCAGAAGCCAAGCTCAGAACTACAACCCGAGTTGTGCAAAGGTGATGTGAACCAAATCGATATATTTGAAGCGCCTTAG
- a CDS encoding phage regulatory CII family protein, whose protein sequence is MEVNQTMCVFLADVQEQYNEACSLFRARHRNELTDIAKACGLRSNMLRNKLNIEQPHVLSLPEMMAISKATDDYVILEVVLRQLGLVTAHIPEGERETFIKRALDNSVIAGEISQLALDTAGKRALPRSTRNSIIKTAQAGISNLVLLINDLEDRTSGAHPFLCMGVDLIANGAPLPGLT, encoded by the coding sequence ATGGAAGTGAACCAGACAATGTGCGTCTTTTTAGCGGATGTACAAGAACAGTACAACGAAGCATGCAGCTTGTTTCGAGCACGACACCGTAACGAGCTAACAGACATAGCCAAAGCATGTGGCCTTAGGTCAAACATGTTGCGTAACAAGCTGAATATCGAGCAACCGCACGTACTTTCTTTACCTGAAATGATGGCAATTTCTAAAGCTACGGATGACTACGTAATTTTAGAAGTTGTACTTCGCCAGTTAGGGTTAGTGACCGCTCATATTCCTGAGGGTGAGAGAGAAACGTTTATTAAACGTGCTCTAGACAACTCTGTGATTGCTGGAGAGATCTCTCAGCTTGCGTTAGACACGGCAGGAAAAAGAGCCCTACCTCGCTCAACTCGAAACTCAATTATCAAAACGGCACAAGCTGGTATTAGCAACTTGGTGCTGCTCATTAACGACCTAGAAGACCGCACAAGTGGTGCACACCCTTTCTTATGTATGGGTGTGGACTTGATAGCCAACGGTGCGCCTTTACCCGGTCTTACTTAA
- a CDS encoding pyocin activator PrtN family protein encodes MNTQYALHAVFGSPVVKLSEISEQYFGMKYATAKGKVSANEFPIPTFRLHEETETNKGTKAPLFVSIDDLAFYIDRKQAEAKREWESVYGKFGHH; translated from the coding sequence ATGAATACTCAATATGCGTTGCATGCTGTATTTGGTTCCCCAGTAGTAAAACTTTCTGAGATTTCTGAACAATATTTTGGAATGAAGTACGCGACAGCCAAAGGCAAAGTAAGTGCGAATGAGTTCCCTATCCCCACCTTTCGACTTCATGAAGAAACAGAAACGAACAAAGGCACTAAAGCTCCTCTGTTTGTTTCTATTGATGATTTAGCTTTCTACATTGACCGCAAGCAAGCTGAAGCTAAGCGCGAGTGGGAATCGGTCTATGGCAAATTCGGTCACCATTAA
- a CDS encoding rolling circle replication-associated protein, translating to MKIETLYHVAGAVRPIDEVKIANASYEAGFLGSKIPHYTEYEQQLLDSGVVKSLPVYDRVFNQKSKHVTDVKLATEHFKRLNSNSKPDREAAAERPETLGLSKGAKVRHEKKHTKVIGRTIGTKTELDSRMGHESFDALYASTERNTARILPLKHEKRPPFERKLSPISLQLQKRDWSGQMRAQIVTQTPAGNAPEANSGTRYTEKLTPKSVSNMFESGAYVAQCHEGFTTFLTLTFTPAQRHAIFGAMDEGIDADGPFTPVEFERDTGDLIPGKDGLYTQLPKQPFKIIKPLDTSIGRETSRFLDGSKKMFHRGWYTEDGDYVPGQFKAKPSPFGPDREKADFHYMWVAESPMNEDGEPNPHVHLLLKWTVDKKHFKDWAKRLESLWGHGMAHIERIRQPKAASTYLIKAVGYAAKGNNADQGLIKGNRYSIARVSRAPSWETLASFEADNITAVIRELGYKLEQWKKPLLRTISRINKQKAQTVKASSIAKQQGKPEDHLKKLQSRIIRLEHAAKKTTQEMKSRQMHASSGNRFSITFDGDEAKERMDNFLMWAAGARGWSMTCRDIDCSDLKQEADETYQAQYHHFIERRAYWRSVLGEPYIPEEPDEDEVSYWQSAKADYLEGRLQ from the coding sequence ATGAAGATTGAAACTCTGTACCATGTGGCCGGAGCCGTCCGGCCTATTGATGAAGTTAAAATTGCTAATGCCAGCTATGAAGCTGGTTTTTTAGGTTCTAAAATTCCTCACTACACAGAATACGAACAACAATTGCTCGATTCTGGCGTGGTTAAATCTCTTCCTGTTTACGACCGTGTTTTTAATCAAAAATCAAAGCACGTAACAGATGTTAAGTTGGCAACTGAACATTTCAAAAGGCTAAATTCAAACTCCAAACCCGACCGCGAAGCGGCGGCCGAAAGGCCGGAGACACTAGGCTTGTCCAAGGGCGCAAAAGTCCGACACGAGAAAAAACATACGAAGGTTATTGGGCGGACCATTGGCACTAAGACAGAGCTTGATAGCCGAATGGGCCATGAAAGCTTTGATGCGTTATACGCAAGTACAGAGCGAAATACCGCGCGAATTTTGCCACTGAAGCATGAGAAAAGGCCCCCTTTCGAGAGGAAGCTCTCCCCTATCTCTCTTCAACTGCAAAAACGAGACTGGTCTGGGCAAATGCGCGCTCAAATTGTTACCCAAACGCCTGCGGGAAATGCACCGGAGGCGAATTCGGGTACTCGTTATACGGAAAAGCTAACACCAAAGAGCGTTTCTAACATGTTCGAAAGCGGTGCGTATGTTGCTCAATGCCATGAAGGGTTTACGACATTTCTAACTTTGACTTTTACACCGGCACAACGTCACGCCATTTTTGGCGCAATGGACGAAGGCATCGATGCTGACGGCCCGTTCACTCCAGTAGAGTTTGAACGAGATACCGGTGATCTTATTCCTGGCAAAGACGGCCTGTATACACAGTTACCAAAACAACCATTCAAAATCATTAAACCACTCGATACCAGTATTGGGCGCGAAACTTCTCGCTTTCTCGATGGCAGCAAAAAGATGTTTCACCGAGGTTGGTACACTGAGGACGGTGACTACGTTCCTGGGCAATTCAAAGCAAAGCCTTCACCCTTTGGCCCTGATAGAGAGAAAGCTGATTTCCATTATATGTGGGTAGCCGAAAGCCCAATGAATGAAGATGGCGAACCCAACCCGCACGTTCACTTATTGTTGAAATGGACGGTCGATAAAAAGCATTTCAAAGACTGGGCTAAACGTTTGGAGTCGCTATGGGGTCACGGCATGGCCCACATCGAAAGAATTAGACAACCTAAAGCAGCCAGCACTTATCTCATCAAAGCAGTGGGCTACGCGGCCAAAGGTAATAACGCTGACCAAGGTTTAATTAAGGGGAATCGTTACAGCATAGCAAGAGTCTCACGCGCACCAAGTTGGGAGACTCTCGCATCATTCGAAGCTGACAATATCACTGCTGTTATCCGTGAATTGGGTTACAAGCTTGAGCAGTGGAAAAAGCCTTTACTGCGAACTATCTCACGTATCAATAAGCAAAAAGCTCAAACCGTGAAAGCGTCGAGTATCGCCAAGCAACAAGGCAAGCCTGAAGACCACCTCAAAAAACTGCAGTCACGAATTATTCGCTTAGAACATGCGGCTAAGAAAACCACGCAAGAAATGAAGTCACGCCAAATGCATGCTTCTAGTGGTAACCGGTTCTCGATAACTTTTGACGGTGATGAAGCCAAAGAACGAATGGATAACTTCTTGATGTGGGCAGCTGGAGCTAGAGGTTGGTCGATGACTTGTCGTGATATCGATTGTAGCGATTTAAAGCAAGAAGCAGATGAAACTTATCAAGCGCAATATCACCACTTCATAGAACGGCGGGCTTATTGGCGATCGGTTCTTGGCGAACCTTACATACCCGAAGAACCCGATGAGGATGAAGTGAGTTATTGGCAAAGTGCCAAAGCGGATTATTTAGAAGGGAGATTACAATAA
- a CDS encoding GTPase domain-containing protein — MTEWTMLLSAVKAPYSVYKNWGTINKWYKKLLVWANKGETNVVVTGAAGAGKTELTNCLHGEIKNHDYQEPKTSQLVERHAISIGEMTRIYSVIPGQDIAAREQGLNEAFNKHKGLEGVVHLVDYGFTTNRSTVVEEALIADGVETIEQIREYNRKNELDEFKRVCDRIAASISDKKGPKWLVIAVNKSDLYLDTLNDAQRYYDLNGSSLFVDEISKLQKRVGTQNLKCYVVPVCTRAKPFIWNNIEVTPKLETFQESTILMRNLVQTIAEADND; from the coding sequence ATGACCGAATGGACAATGCTACTGTCAGCAGTTAAAGCCCCTTACAGTGTTTACAAAAACTGGGGCACAATTAATAAGTGGTATAAGAAATTGCTTGTTTGGGCTAACAAAGGTGAAACCAATGTTGTTGTTACTGGGGCTGCTGGAGCAGGTAAAACAGAGTTAACTAATTGCTTGCATGGTGAAATTAAAAATCACGATTATCAAGAGCCTAAAACTTCACAATTAGTTGAAAGACATGCTATCTCTATAGGAGAGATGACGAGAATTTATTCTGTGATCCCAGGTCAAGATATAGCTGCGCGTGAACAAGGACTTAATGAAGCTTTCAATAAGCACAAGGGACTCGAAGGGGTTGTTCACCTTGTTGATTATGGCTTTACAACGAATCGTTCTACTGTAGTCGAAGAAGCATTGATTGCTGATGGAGTTGAGACTATTGAGCAAATTCGAGAGTATAACCGTAAAAATGAACTAGATGAATTTAAACGCGTATGCGACCGAATTGCTGCCTCTATCTCTGATAAAAAAGGCCCAAAGTGGTTAGTTATTGCAGTTAATAAATCTGATTTATATTTAGATACATTGAATGATGCGCAGAGGTATTATGACCTTAATGGAAGTAGCCTATTTGTAGACGAAATTTCCAAATTACAAAAAAGGGTTGGTACTCAGAACCTCAAATGTTATGTCGTGCCTGTATGTACAAGAGCGAAGCCTTTCATATGGAATAATATTGAAGTAACGCCCAAGCTCGAAACATTCCAAGAATCTACGATACTAATGAGGAACTTGGTTCAAACCATAGCAGAGGCAGATAATGACTAA
- a CDS encoding NACHT domain-containing protein has protein sequence MDDFTTTAMSVLITEVTKRATSAVLDRNWLPELEQGKRLLQQLLDSYAQEQFTSKYVTKILKIRTLHSPESDVYLNEIYTPLTLRASGDGGGDFELRVKDDKTIEHSGIVNIVGIAGQGKSTVMRKLFWEELKKSKRIPFFIELRKVETTIFEYLKETLKNIGIMASDDDISFLLQSKRIVLMLDGFDEIRLDYRPKILKEITDILNLRYQCPIITSSRPDTEICREVGVNSYTVQPLDVEDVCHLLIKLNANNKPVELVDLVRNNEYLQQTLVTPILVNLLFVSYPYLDSVPESVPDFYSKLFMTLFQRHDKIKNYTRERKSNYPDEKINDVFNSFCFNSLNKGDSDFTSRTLNKYITSSLDLETLDSSEPQLVWSDIIDITCLLQQDGYDRYLFLHKSIQEFHAAQFLADCRHERKVSIYSQILDKIDIDHKWDNVINFLSKVDENDFSEMFLIKKCQSIDLNHINTNKETVLSNAMSKILDNKYISISYNSDNGALMFNGRDYLQSFTFISTFNLIEKGNRNLIEEVEKPVEDSIRRLNEIMSGIDNSMKSEDLIEKILSISKDRVNSAMAGERKLEIPLEPFLQLLGFYDVLKKVVYSYLMSYYRGVYKPKARQLEVAERILDLEFRIS, from the coding sequence ATGGATGATTTTACAACTACCGCAATGAGTGTATTGATTACTGAAGTAACAAAAAGAGCTACTTCAGCAGTCCTTGACAGAAACTGGCTTCCTGAGCTTGAGCAAGGCAAGCGCCTTTTGCAGCAACTCTTAGATAGTTACGCTCAAGAACAATTTACAAGTAAATATGTAACAAAAATACTAAAAATACGTACGTTGCATAGCCCCGAATCAGATGTTTACCTAAACGAAATCTATACGCCTTTAACATTGCGAGCTTCTGGAGATGGAGGTGGGGATTTTGAGTTAAGGGTTAAAGATGATAAAACGATCGAACATTCGGGAATAGTTAATATTGTTGGTATTGCAGGCCAAGGTAAAAGCACTGTAATGCGAAAACTATTTTGGGAAGAACTAAAGAAATCTAAGAGGATACCTTTCTTTATTGAATTAAGGAAAGTGGAAACAACTATCTTTGAATATTTAAAAGAAACTTTAAAAAACATTGGGATAATGGCTTCTGATGATGATATTAGCTTTCTTTTACAATCCAAAAGAATAGTTTTAATGTTGGATGGTTTTGACGAGATAAGACTGGACTATAGGCCTAAAATTCTCAAAGAAATTACTGATATACTAAATTTAAGATACCAATGTCCAATTATTACTTCTTCTAGACCTGACACTGAAATTTGTAGAGAAGTTGGTGTAAACAGTTATACGGTTCAACCATTAGATGTTGAAGATGTTTGCCACTTGTTGATTAAGTTGAATGCTAACAATAAGCCAGTCGAATTAGTTGATTTAGTAAGGAATAATGAATATTTACAACAGACGTTAGTCACACCAATATTAGTAAATTTGCTCTTTGTATCGTATCCGTATCTAGATTCAGTTCCCGAAAGTGTACCTGATTTCTATAGTAAGTTGTTTATGACTCTTTTTCAGAGGCATGACAAAATCAAAAATTACACAAGAGAACGTAAGTCAAATTACCCAGATGAAAAAATCAATGATGTTTTCAACTCATTTTGCTTTAACAGTTTAAATAAAGGAGATTCGGATTTTACTTCTCGAACTTTAAATAAGTATATTACTTCCTCATTGGACTTAGAGACCTTGGATTCTAGTGAGCCACAATTGGTGTGGTCAGATATTATTGATATTACATGTCTTCTTCAACAAGATGGTTATGATAGATATCTATTTTTGCATAAGTCGATACAAGAGTTTCATGCCGCGCAGTTTCTTGCTGATTGTCGCCATGAAAGAAAAGTAAGTATCTACTCTCAGATTTTAGATAAGATAGATATAGACCATAAGTGGGACAATGTAATTAACTTCTTAAGTAAAGTCGATGAAAATGATTTTTCTGAAATGTTTTTGATAAAAAAATGCCAAAGCATAGATTTAAATCATATAAATACAAATAAAGAAACCGTGTTAAGTAATGCGATGTCTAAGATTTTGGATAATAAGTACATTTCAATTTCATATAATTCTGATAATGGTGCGTTGATGTTCAATGGGCGAGATTATCTTCAGAGTTTTACATTTATTTCTACCTTTAATCTGATTGAAAAAGGTAATAGAAATCTAATTGAAGAAGTTGAAAAACCTGTTGAAGATTCTATTCGTAGGCTTAATGAAATTATGTCTGGTATCGATAATAGTATGAAGTCAGAAGACTTGATTGAAAAAATACTTTCGATTTCGAAAGATAGAGTTAATAGTGCCATGGCTGGTGAGCGGAAACTTGAAATACCTCTCGAGCCTTTCTTACAACTACTTGGATTCTACGATGTTTTAAAAAAAGTGGTATATTCTTATCTTATGAGTTATTACCGAGGGGTTTACAAGCCTAAAGCAAGGCAATTAGAAGTGGCAGAGAGAATACTTGATCTTGAATTTAGAATTAGCTGA
- a CDS encoding phage tail protein: MNTLTMHIDGKPRTFYQANINYSIEQLAHTFSCSIEPMSIESPLSVEFFLNDKSILIGQIDGVDSNTDSSAHAVSISGRSKSANMIDSRITMDALYNLNVEELLRHVAKPFGLKVKSLVKSMPVIPEFQINAESPVENVAQLIREQGFILVERNGVLIIENTAHATISNIGLETGNNIDSLNIKRTFNQQFYTIDVQGQWDDASAQVINPNIESSRTMVITCDQLQNRDACLSRAKYERNLAIAQSLTASSSIADIFPELTIDGLNRVIRVADQEQIFSEMLVIKSLGLSVSENSTETLVELFRPFKEQSYV, from the coding sequence ATGAATACGCTAACGATGCACATTGATGGCAAGCCGCGCACCTTCTATCAAGCGAATATCAACTACTCTATTGAACAGCTGGCCCACACGTTCAGTTGCTCAATTGAGCCTATGAGTATTGAAAGTCCGTTATCGGTCGAGTTCTTCCTTAACGACAAGTCGATTCTGATTGGTCAGATTGATGGTGTGGATTCCAATACCGATTCAAGCGCTCACGCAGTTTCCATTTCTGGTCGCTCGAAGAGTGCCAACATGATTGATTCACGCATCACGATGGATGCGCTTTATAACTTGAACGTGGAAGAACTACTTCGCCATGTCGCCAAGCCATTTGGTTTGAAAGTGAAAAGCCTGGTGAAGAGTATGCCGGTCATCCCTGAGTTTCAGATAAATGCAGAATCACCCGTAGAGAACGTGGCGCAGCTCATTCGAGAGCAAGGCTTTATTTTGGTTGAGCGCAATGGCGTGTTGATCATTGAAAACACCGCGCATGCAACTATCAGCAATATCGGTCTAGAAACGGGCAACAACATCGACAGCCTGAACATCAAGCGCACCTTCAATCAGCAATTTTACACCATTGATGTGCAAGGCCAGTGGGATGACGCAAGCGCACAGGTCATCAATCCAAACATCGAGAGCTCACGCACCATGGTGATCACCTGTGACCAATTACAAAACCGTGACGCTTGCCTGTCTCGTGCTAAATATGAGCGCAACCTCGCCATTGCTCAAAGTCTGACTGCATCAAGCTCGATTGCCGACATCTTCCCTGAATTGACCATTGATGGATTAAACCGAGTGATTCGAGTCGCTGACCAAGAGCAAATCTTCAGTGAGATGTTGGTGATCAAGTCGCTTGGCCTATCAGTGTCTGAAAACTCTACGGAAACTTTGGTCGAATTATTTAGACCATTTAAGGAGCAAAGCTATGTCTAG
- a CDS encoding helix-turn-helix domain-containing protein: MKEWFLSTELVGLDGMANSSSGVAQKARRNNWLSRGSKEGTRALEYHISNFHPDVKKQLIEKYVTDLDEAKYLLTASAPSETSTSIDMSVGQVDIGCGQTNQQVASRTSRNTDDNVTEISNVKSVKATSQIGDMCAVPVYNVYASCGFGSQNDTEYQLRTEFLPCLWLRRFGLTEEDARIIICHGDSMEDTLSDGDEVLVDTRELDHPVKHGVYVVRIGKHVYIKRLKYDIMAEGYKVISDNKEEYDSFIVNEEKLDEFAVIGKVVTTVMKAVI, translated from the coding sequence ATGAAGGAATGGTTTCTGAGTACTGAACTCGTGGGGTTAGATGGAATGGCTAACTCTTCTTCAGGCGTGGCTCAAAAAGCTAGGAGAAACAATTGGTTAAGTCGAGGTTCTAAGGAAGGTACTCGGGCTTTGGAGTACCATATTTCCAATTTTCACCCAGATGTAAAAAAACAGCTGATTGAGAAATACGTCACGGATCTTGATGAAGCGAAATATCTATTAACTGCATCAGCACCTAGCGAAACTTCGACGTCAATAGATATGTCTGTAGGGCAAGTTGATATTGGTTGCGGGCAAACTAACCAGCAGGTTGCTAGTCGAACTTCTCGCAATACCGATGATAATGTCACAGAGATTTCGAATGTTAAGTCTGTGAAAGCCACTTCTCAAATAGGCGATATGTGTGCTGTACCTGTGTACAACGTTTATGCGTCTTGTGGATTTGGTTCTCAAAACGATACCGAGTACCAACTCAGAACTGAATTCCTACCATGCTTATGGTTAAGACGTTTCGGCCTGACAGAAGAAGATGCTCGTATCATCATTTGCCACGGCGACTCAATGGAAGACACTTTGAGCGACGGCGATGAAGTATTAGTCGATACCCGAGAACTCGATCACCCAGTAAAGCACGGTGTCTATGTTGTTCGTATTGGTAAGCACGTTTACATAAAACGTCTGAAATACGACATCATGGCTGAGGGCTATAAAGTCATCTCAGACAACAAAGAAGAATATGATTCGTTTATCGTGAATGAGGAGAAACTCGACGAGTTCGCTGTAATCGGAAAAGTTGTTACCACTGTCATGAAGGCGGTGATTTAG
- a CDS encoding phage GP46 family protein: MSHFNLTALTAPLSSKEGLTHAVLQSVYNYAESTQNDRARMARNERGGTWSNELINVVGSRDWTLKRATLTDETLSLAKRFCEESLAWLITDGHAKAVEVSVWREKTNQMGRNVMITLVDGSQFDVPLSKVNQ, from the coding sequence ATGAGTCATTTCAACTTAACCGCCCTGACAGCACCGCTCAGCTCTAAAGAGGGATTAACCCACGCTGTTTTGCAGAGTGTTTATAACTATGCCGAATCGACTCAAAACGATCGCGCCCGTATGGCACGCAATGAGCGCGGCGGCACTTGGAGCAATGAGTTGATAAACGTGGTCGGCTCTCGTGATTGGACGCTCAAACGAGCAACGCTCACAGACGAAACATTAAGCCTCGCTAAGCGGTTTTGTGAAGAGTCGCTCGCTTGGCTCATTACCGACGGCCACGCTAAAGCAGTTGAAGTTTCAGTATGGCGAGAGAAGACAAACCAAATGGGTCGCAATGTGATGATCACTTTAGTCGATGGCTCTCAGTTTGATGTTCCACTTTCAAAGGTTAACCAATGA